In Meleagris gallopavo isolate NT-WF06-2002-E0010 breed Aviagen turkey brand Nicholas breeding stock chromosome 5, Turkey_5.1, whole genome shotgun sequence, a single window of DNA contains:
- the CCDC34 gene encoding coiled-coil domain-containing protein 34 has translation MRRAARPPSFSSSEGEEPLSPSSCSFPSSRRGFREEEEEEEEEEKEKEEEERSGSLSNTASHWGVSRRDDDSEITEANEHSPLKDHLSPWEEWFIGKEKELRAHLQAKAAEEMNIQLEKMKQKEEFERKKRTAEKKLREWMQKKEKRREREQKLSKEMAEKATKELEKMQLQEKAKVKYNEWLKKKRAEESEKRKKEKEKEKERQAELQEKKERAEKIFNEWLRHARNKPRPVLNGYGFPQGKSTGRPNGNSYPAPAYCNPIPWKPVHIPPPKEESALTMKNSKRSVSCQSHKFSPTVIYKPKSNLCVQSSQRK, from the exons ATGAGGAGGGCCGCGCGGCCGCCGTCCTTCAGCAGCTCGGAGGGCGAAGAGCCGCTCAGCCCTTccagctgctccttcccctctTCCCGGCGCGGCTTCcgcgaggaggaggaggaggaggaggaggaggagaaggagaaggaggaggaggagaggtcCGGTTCGCTCTCGAATACGGCCTCCCACTGGGGAGTGAGCAG GAGGGATGATGACTCTGAAATAACAGAAGCAAATGAGCACTCGCCTTTGAAAGATCATCTTTCACCATGGGAAGAATGGTTcattggaaaagagaaggaactACGTGCCCACTTACAAGCTAAAGCTGCAGAG gagATGAATATACAACTTGAGAAGatgaagcaaaaggaagaatttgagagaaagaaaaggacagcCGAAAAGAAGCTCAGAGAATGGAtgcaaaaaaaagagaagag gagggaaagagaacaaaaattgAGCAAAGAAATGGCAGAGAAAGCCACAAAGGAACTAGAAAAAATGCAGTTACAAGAAAAGGCCAAAGTGAAGTATAATGAATGGTTAAAGAAGAAGAGAGCTGAAGAgtcagaaaagaggaagaaagagaag gaaaaagaaaaagaaaggcaggctgagctgcaagagaagaaagagagagcagagaagatCTTTAATGAATGGCTACGTCATGCTAGAAATAAACCGCGCCCTGTATTAAATGGTTATGGCTTTCCACAGGGCAAGTCTACAG GGCGTCCTAATGGAAATTCATATCCAGCTCCAGCATATTGCAACCCCATTCCTTGGAAACCAGTACACATTCCTCCTCCAAAGGAAGAAAGTGCTCTTACCATGAAGAACAGTAAGAGATCTGTATCTTGTCAGTCACATAAGTTTTCACCTACGGTAATATATAAACCCAAGAGCAACCTTTGTGTACAATCCTCTCAGAGAAAGTAG